One stretch of Actinacidiphila sp. DG2A-62 DNA includes these proteins:
- the nagB gene encoding glucosamine-6-phosphate deaminase, with amino-acid sequence MEVVIVPDAAAGGELVAEAIAALLRRKPDALLGVATGSTPLPIYQALAAKVRSGAVDASRARVCQLDEYVGLPAGHPESYRSVVLREVVEPLGLSAKSFMGPDGAAADVQAACEAYDAALSAAGGVDLQLLGIGTDGHIGFNEPCSSLASRTRIKTLTEQTRVDNARFFDGDIDQVPHHVITQGIGTILEARHLVLLATGEGKAEAVAQTVEGPVAAVVPASALQLHPHATVVADEAAASKLKLAPYFRATYAAKPTWQGL; translated from the coding sequence GTGGAAGTCGTCATCGTCCCCGACGCCGCGGCAGGCGGCGAACTCGTCGCGGAGGCCATCGCGGCCCTGCTGCGCCGCAAGCCCGACGCGCTGCTCGGCGTCGCCACCGGCTCCACCCCGCTGCCGATCTACCAGGCGCTGGCCGCCAAGGTGCGCTCCGGCGCGGTCGACGCGAGCCGCGCCCGGGTCTGCCAGCTCGACGAGTACGTGGGCCTGCCGGCCGGCCACCCGGAGTCGTACCGCTCGGTGGTGCTGCGCGAGGTGGTGGAGCCGCTGGGCCTGTCCGCGAAGTCCTTCATGGGCCCGGACGGCGCCGCGGCCGACGTGCAGGCGGCGTGCGAGGCGTACGACGCGGCGCTGTCGGCGGCCGGCGGCGTGGACCTCCAGCTGCTGGGCATCGGCACCGACGGGCACATCGGGTTCAACGAGCCGTGCTCGTCGCTGGCCTCGCGCACCCGGATCAAGACGCTCACCGAGCAGACCCGGGTGGACAACGCGCGGTTCTTCGACGGTGACATCGACCAGGTGCCGCACCACGTGATCACCCAGGGCATCGGGACCATCCTGGAGGCCCGGCACCTGGTGCTGCTGGCCACCGGCGAGGGCAAGGCGGAGGCGGTGGCGCAGACCGTGGAGGGCCCGGTCGCGGCCGTCGTGCCGGCCTCCGCGCTCCAGCTCCACCCGCACGCCACCGTGGTGGCCGACGAGGCGGCGGCGTCCAAGCTCAAGCTCGCGCCGTACTTCCGGGCCACCTACGCGGCCAAGCCCACCTGGCAGGGGCTGTAG
- a CDS encoding SIS domain-containing protein encodes MDAVGTPGPAAPRRGEPGWIMWGETAEQPEVLRRVLEQGAPAIRETARAIAARRPRFVLLSARGTSDHAALYAKYLIEVELGLPCGLTSMSTTTAYGAEPRLRDVLVVTVSQSGGSPDLAASTRAAREAGAVTLAVTNNPDSPLAEVAEFHLDLLAGAEKALPATKTYTAELLALYLFVAGLKEGEDPAAAGQAVSAAQALPDLAARVLGRGEEVRQLAGRYRFAERMVVTSRGYGYPTAKEAALKLMETSYIPALAYSGADLLHGPLAMVDNVSPVIAVVTEGRGGQALQPVLDRLRGRRADLVVVGPRAQVAAASAGFALPEGRLPEALQPVLEILPLQKLAWEVAIARAQDPDAPRALAKVTETR; translated from the coding sequence ATGGATGCGGTGGGAACGCCGGGCCCGGCGGCCCCGCGCCGGGGCGAGCCCGGCTGGATCATGTGGGGCGAGACGGCGGAGCAGCCGGAAGTGTTGCGCCGGGTGCTGGAACAGGGCGCGCCCGCGATCCGCGAGACCGCGCGCGCCATCGCCGCGCGGCGGCCCCGGTTCGTGCTGCTCAGCGCGCGCGGCACCTCCGACCACGCGGCGCTCTACGCCAAGTACCTGATCGAGGTGGAGCTGGGGCTGCCCTGCGGGCTCACCTCGATGTCCACCACCACCGCTTACGGCGCCGAGCCGCGGCTGCGCGACGTGCTGGTGGTCACGGTCAGCCAGTCCGGCGGGTCGCCGGACCTCGCGGCCTCGACCCGGGCCGCCCGGGAGGCCGGCGCGGTGACCCTGGCGGTGACCAACAACCCGGACTCGCCGCTCGCGGAGGTCGCCGAGTTCCACCTCGACCTGCTGGCCGGCGCGGAGAAGGCGCTGCCGGCCACCAAGACGTACACCGCGGAACTGCTCGCGCTCTACCTGTTCGTGGCGGGCCTGAAGGAGGGCGAGGACCCGGCGGCGGCCGGGCAGGCGGTGAGCGCGGCGCAGGCGCTGCCGGACCTCGCGGCGCGGGTGCTCGGCCGCGGCGAGGAGGTGCGGCAGCTCGCCGGCCGCTACCGGTTCGCCGAGCGGATGGTCGTCACCTCCCGCGGCTACGGCTACCCGACCGCGAAGGAGGCCGCGCTGAAGCTGATGGAGACCAGCTACATCCCAGCGCTCGCCTACTCCGGCGCGGACCTGCTGCACGGGCCGCTGGCCATGGTCGACAACGTCTCGCCGGTCATCGCCGTCGTCACCGAGGGGCGCGGCGGCCAGGCGCTCCAGCCGGTGCTCGACCGGCTGCGCGGGCGTCGCGCGGACCTCGTGGTGGTCGGCCCCCGCGCCCAGGTGGCCGCGGCCTCCGCGGGCTTCGCCCTCCCGGAGGGCCGTCTCCCCGAAGCCCTCCAGCCGGTCCTGGAGATCCTCCCGCTGCAGAAGCTCGCCTGGGAGGTCGCGATCGCCCGGGCCCAGGACCCCGACGCCCCCCGCGCCCTCGCCAAGGTCACCGAGACCCGCTGA
- a CDS encoding PAS domain-containing sensor histidine kinase, protein MNDLVREHTDLDESDLEWLHLLVSEWQLLSDLSFADLVLWVPTRDGSRYVSVAQMRPNTGPTSYQDDMVGHLVPRGRRPLLDAALDEGRIVREGDPEWREEVPVRVESIPVRRDGRVLGVIARNTNLLTVRTPSRLELTYLQSASDLAQMIAAGSFPFPAEQVDMDASPRAGDGLIRLDADGIVQYASPNALSAYHRLGQAADLVGHHLGKATAELAPERGPVDEALVKLASGWAPREFEVEGGDGVIQLRAIPLKPKGVHTGSLVLLRDVTELRRRERELITKDATIREIHHRVKNNLQTVAALLRLQARRIESERGREALEEAVRRVGSIAIVHETLSQNLDERVEFDEIADRVLAMVAEISPGRVTTRRTGRFGILTAEMATPLSMVLTELVQNALEHGFGPGESGTVEVTVVRGRELLTVAVQDDGRGLPAGFDAQHAGNLGLQIVRTLVVGELSGAFDMLPGTDGGTRVVLELPLDA, encoded by the coding sequence ATGAACGACCTCGTCCGCGAGCACACCGACCTCGACGAGTCGGACCTCGAATGGCTCCACCTGCTCGTCTCGGAGTGGCAGCTGCTCTCCGACCTGTCCTTCGCCGACCTCGTGCTGTGGGTCCCCACCCGCGACGGCTCCCGCTACGTCTCCGTCGCGCAGATGCGGCCGAACACCGGCCCCACCTCGTACCAGGACGACATGGTCGGCCACCTGGTGCCGCGCGGCCGGCGGCCGTTGCTGGACGCCGCGCTGGACGAGGGCCGGATCGTGCGCGAGGGCGACCCGGAGTGGCGCGAGGAGGTCCCGGTCCGGGTCGAGTCCATTCCGGTGCGCCGGGACGGCCGGGTGCTCGGCGTGATCGCCCGCAACACCAACCTGCTCACCGTGCGCACGCCCAGCCGGCTGGAGCTGACGTACCTGCAGAGCGCCTCCGACCTGGCCCAGATGATCGCGGCCGGCTCCTTCCCGTTCCCCGCCGAGCAGGTCGACATGGACGCCTCGCCGCGGGCCGGCGACGGCCTGATCCGGCTCGACGCCGACGGCATCGTGCAGTACGCCAGCCCCAACGCGCTGTCCGCCTACCACCGGCTGGGCCAGGCCGCCGACCTGGTCGGCCACCACCTGGGCAAGGCCACCGCCGAACTCGCCCCGGAGCGCGGCCCGGTGGACGAGGCCCTGGTCAAGCTGGCCAGCGGCTGGGCGCCCCGGGAGTTCGAGGTCGAGGGCGGTGACGGCGTGATCCAGCTGCGCGCCATCCCGCTCAAACCCAAGGGCGTGCACACCGGTTCGCTGGTGCTGCTGCGCGACGTCACCGAACTGCGCCGCCGCGAACGCGAGCTGATCACCAAGGACGCGACCATCCGGGAGATCCACCACCGGGTGAAGAACAACCTCCAGACGGTCGCCGCGCTGCTGCGGCTGCAGGCCCGCAGGATCGAGTCCGAGCGGGGCCGGGAGGCGCTGGAGGAGGCGGTCCGCCGGGTCGGCTCGATCGCCATCGTGCACGAGACGCTCTCCCAGAACCTGGACGAGCGCGTGGAGTTCGACGAGATCGCCGACCGGGTGCTGGCGATGGTCGCGGAGATCTCACCCGGCCGGGTGACCACCCGCCGCACCGGCCGGTTCGGCATCCTCACCGCCGAGATGGCCACCCCGCTGTCCATGGTGCTCACCGAGTTGGTGCAGAACGCCCTCGAACACGGCTTCGGCCCGGGGGAGTCGGGCACCGTCGAGGTCACCGTGGTGCGCGGCCGGGAGCTGCTCACCGTCGCCGTCCAGGACGACGGCCGCGGCCTGCCCGCCGGGTTCGACGCCCAGCACGCCGGCAACCTCGGGCTGCAGATCGTCCGCACGCTCGTGGTCGGCGAGCTGTCCGGCGCCTTCGACATGCTCCCGGGCACGGACGGCGGCACCCGCGTGGTCCTCGAACTCCCGCTGGACGCCTAG
- a CDS encoding WhiB family transcriptional regulator, which translates to MDWRHRAVCREEDPELFFPIGNTGPALLQIEEAKAVCRRCPVMDQCLQWALESGQDAGVWGGLSEDERRAMKRRAARNRARNASA; encoded by the coding sequence ATGGACTGGCGTCACCGCGCCGTTTGCCGCGAGGAAGACCCCGAGCTCTTCTTCCCCATCGGCAACACCGGTCCTGCGCTGCTGCAGATCGAGGAAGCCAAGGCCGTCTGCCGCCGGTGCCCCGTCATGGACCAGTGCCTGCAGTGGGCGCTGGAGAGCGGCCAGGACGCCGGTGTCTGGGGTGGCCTCAGCGAGGACGAGCGCCGCGCGATGAAGCGCCGCGCCGCCCGCAACAGGGCCCGTAACGCCAGCGCCTGA
- a CDS encoding diacylglycerol/lipid kinase family protein, whose amino-acid sequence MRALLVVNPAATTTSARVRDVISTALASDLKLEVATTEYRGHARDLARRAAEGGEVQLVVSLGGDGTVNEIVNGLLHHGPDPDALPRLAVVPGGSTNVFARALGLPNDAVEATGALLDALRAGSSRTVGLGLASGTPGTEDEGVPARWFTFCAGLGFDAGVVGRVEQQRELGKRSTHALYLRQVARQFMGDPHRRHGTITLELPASGSAEDTGPVEGLMTAIICNTSPWTYLGNRPVYASPEASFDTALDVLGVTKMSALSGTRYAAQLLRSTPERGPRGKHTVSLHDLTDFTLHSQAPLPFQVDGDHLGLRTSATFTGVRRALRVIV is encoded by the coding sequence ATGCGTGCTCTTCTCGTGGTCAACCCCGCCGCCACCACCACCAGCGCGCGGGTCCGCGACGTGATCAGCACAGCGCTGGCCAGCGACCTGAAGCTGGAGGTGGCCACCACCGAGTACCGCGGCCACGCGCGCGACCTGGCCCGGCGGGCCGCGGAGGGCGGCGAGGTCCAGCTGGTGGTCTCGCTGGGCGGCGACGGCACGGTGAACGAGATCGTCAACGGTCTGCTGCACCACGGCCCCGACCCGGACGCGCTGCCCCGGCTCGCCGTGGTGCCCGGCGGGTCGACCAATGTCTTCGCCCGCGCGCTCGGGCTGCCGAACGACGCCGTGGAGGCCACCGGCGCGCTGCTGGACGCGCTGCGCGCCGGCTCCTCCCGCACGGTCGGCCTGGGGCTGGCGAGCGGCACCCCGGGCACCGAGGACGAGGGGGTGCCGGCGCGCTGGTTCACCTTCTGCGCCGGCCTGGGGTTCGACGCCGGCGTGGTCGGACGGGTCGAGCAGCAGCGGGAGTTGGGCAAGCGCTCGACCCACGCGCTGTACCTGCGCCAGGTCGCCCGGCAGTTCATGGGCGACCCGCACCGGCGGCACGGCACCATCACCCTGGAGCTGCCGGCCTCCGGGAGCGCGGAGGACACCGGCCCGGTCGAGGGTCTGATGACGGCGATAATCTGCAACACCTCGCCGTGGACGTATCTCGGCAACCGACCCGTGTACGCCTCACCGGAAGCGTCTTTCGACACCGCGCTGGACGTGCTGGGCGTCACCAAGATGTCGGCGCTGTCAGGTACGCGTTACGCCGCGCAACTGCTCCGCTCCACCCCGGAGCGGGGACCCCGGGGAAAGCACACCGTCTCGCTGCACGATCTGACGGACTTCACCTTGCATTCGCAGGCGCCACTGCCCTTTCAGGTGGACGGTGACCACCTGGGGCTGCGTACGAGCGCGACCTTCACAGGCGTACGCCGGGCACTGCGTGTGATTGTGTAA
- a CDS encoding RNA polymerase sigma factor SigF has translation MDAAEQAEPMEQHEQVTSAEHSTGAEHSPEHGRQAGDGDQAGHAGPHDPQDRSGARALFVELRRLPDGSPERAELRNQLVRMHLPLVEHLARRFRNRGEPLDDLTQVATIGLIKSVDRFDVERGVEFSTYATPTVVGEIKRHFRDKGWAVRVPRRLQELRLSLTTATGELSQRHGRAPTVHELAEHLKISEEEVLEGLESANAYSTLSLDVPDTDDESPAVADTLGSEDEALEGVEYRESLKPLLEQLPPREKTILLLRFFGNMTQSQIAQEVGISQMHVSRLLARTLAQLRDKLLIEE, from the coding sequence ATGGACGCGGCGGAGCAGGCGGAGCCGATGGAGCAGCACGAACAGGTCACCAGCGCCGAGCACAGCACGGGCGCGGAGCACAGCCCCGAGCACGGCCGGCAGGCCGGGGACGGGGACCAGGCCGGGCACGCCGGTCCGCACGACCCGCAGGACCGTTCCGGCGCCCGCGCGCTGTTCGTGGAGCTGAGACGGCTGCCGGACGGCTCGCCGGAGCGGGCGGAGCTGCGCAACCAGCTGGTGCGGATGCACCTGCCGCTGGTCGAGCACCTGGCCCGGCGGTTCCGCAACCGCGGCGAGCCGCTGGACGACCTGACCCAGGTCGCCACGATCGGCCTGATCAAGTCGGTGGACCGGTTCGACGTCGAGCGCGGCGTGGAGTTCTCCACCTACGCGACGCCGACGGTGGTCGGTGAGATCAAGCGGCACTTCCGGGACAAGGGCTGGGCGGTACGGGTGCCGCGCCGGCTCCAGGAGCTGCGGCTGTCGCTCACCACCGCGACCGGCGAGCTGTCCCAGCGGCACGGCCGCGCGCCCACCGTCCACGAGCTGGCGGAGCACCTGAAGATCTCCGAGGAGGAGGTCCTGGAGGGGCTGGAGTCGGCCAACGCGTACAGCACGCTGTCGCTGGACGTCCCGGACACCGACGACGAGTCGCCGGCGGTCGCGGACACCCTCGGCTCCGAGGACGAGGCGCTGGAAGGGGTGGAGTACCGGGAGTCGCTCAAGCCGCTGCTGGAGCAGCTGCCGCCGCGGGAGAAGACGATTCTGCTGCTGCGGTTCTTCGGGAACATGACGCAGTCGCAGATCGCGCAGGAGGTGGGCATCTCGCAGATGCACGTCTCCAGGCTGCTCGCCCGGACCCTGGCGCAGCTCCGCGACAAACTCCTGATCGAGGAGTAG
- a CDS encoding anti-sigma regulatory factor, whose protein sequence is MSQIAGEPGSKDFVEVRLPAAGAYLSVLRTATAGLAARLDFTLDEIEDLRIAVDEACAILLQQAVPGSVLSCVFRLVGDSLWVTVSAPTTDGRAPERDTFAWTVLSALAGEVDSTVDEDRAVSISLHKKRGAVPGLS, encoded by the coding sequence GTGTCCCAGATCGCAGGCGAGCCCGGGTCGAAGGACTTCGTCGAGGTCCGGCTGCCCGCGGCGGGGGCCTATCTGTCGGTGCTGCGTACGGCCACGGCCGGACTCGCCGCACGGCTGGACTTCACCCTGGACGAGATCGAGGATCTGCGGATCGCCGTGGACGAGGCGTGCGCGATCCTGCTGCAACAGGCCGTTCCGGGCTCGGTGCTGAGCTGCGTGTTCCGGCTGGTCGGGGACTCGCTGTGGGTCACCGTCTCCGCGCCCACCACCGACGGCCGGGCGCCGGAGCGCGACACCTTCGCCTGGACGGTGCTGTCCGCGCTGGCCGGTGAGGTGGACTCCACGGTGGACGAGGACCGGGCGGTGAGCATCAGCCTGCACAAGAAGCGCGGCGCCGTTCCCGGGCTGTCATGA
- a CDS encoding 1-aminocyclopropane-1-carboxylate deaminase/D-cysteine desulfhydrase, translating to MTAPSGPPANPRPAPAPPGAYGPLPEDVAPSPLVEVDEPRAARRGVRLLLKRDDLVHPELVGNKYRKLLLNLAEARRAGHDTLLTFGGAYSNHLRATARAGRLYGFRTVGVVRGQELAGRPLNPSLATAAADGMRLHFVERGAYRRLTGHAARTGRHASEGQVGQEEQEGRAAGRELVALLAAYGPAYVLPEGGSNAAAVRGCAGLGRELAGRADVAVVACGTGGTLAGLAAGFPGEAVGVAVLRGGFLGEEVLRLQHAAYGGRRGRWRVEDGFHHGGYARTPPELDAFAAGFARRHGLRPEPVYVAKALYAALELTDAGAFARGSRVAVVITG from the coding sequence GTGACCGCGCCTTCCGGCCCCCCTGCGAACCCCCGCCCCGCCCCCGCGCCGCCGGGGGCGTACGGGCCGCTGCCCGAGGATGTCGCGCCGTCCCCGCTAGTCGAGGTCGACGAACCGCGGGCGGCCCGCCGGGGCGTGCGACTGCTGCTGAAGCGGGACGACCTGGTCCACCCCGAGCTGGTCGGCAACAAGTACCGCAAGCTGCTGCTGAATCTGGCCGAGGCCCGGCGCGCGGGCCACGACACGCTGCTGACCTTCGGCGGCGCCTACTCCAACCACCTGCGGGCCACCGCCAGGGCGGGCCGGCTGTACGGCTTCCGCACGGTCGGCGTGGTCCGCGGCCAGGAGCTGGCCGGCCGCCCGCTCAACCCCTCGCTCGCCACGGCCGCCGCGGACGGCATGCGGCTGCACTTCGTCGAACGCGGCGCCTACCGCCGCCTGACCGGGCATGCCGCGCGGACCGGGCGGCACGCGTCGGAGGGGCAGGTGGGCCAGGAGGAGCAGGAGGGGCGGGCGGCCGGGCGTGAACTCGTCGCGCTGCTGGCGGCGTACGGCCCCGCGTACGTGCTCCCCGAGGGCGGCTCCAACGCCGCGGCCGTGCGCGGCTGCGCGGGCCTGGGGCGCGAACTGGCCGGGCGCGCGGACGTCGCGGTGGTCGCCTGCGGCACCGGCGGCACCCTGGCCGGGCTCGCGGCCGGTTTCCCCGGTGAGGCGGTCGGCGTCGCGGTGCTGCGCGGCGGCTTCCTGGGCGAGGAGGTGCTGCGGCTGCAGCACGCGGCGTACGGCGGCCGGCGCGGCCGGTGGCGGGTCGAGGACGGCTTCCACCACGGCGGCTACGCCCGCACCCCGCCGGAGCTCGACGCCTTCGCGGCCGGCTTCGCGCGCCGGCACGGGCTGCGCCCGGAACCGGTGTACGTCGCCAAGGCGTTGTACGCGGCGCTGGAGCTGACGGACGCGGGGGCGTTCGCGCGCGGCAGCCGCGTCGCGGTCGTGATCACCGGCTGA
- a CDS encoding MurR/RpiR family transcriptional regulator — MHEEHAVTTPRPERVGPGIATAAGDTTDALTATVRGLLPSLTPAAARIASLIVEDPAQVARSTISELSALAGTSESSIVRTARALGFAGYPELRLALAASAARQAPRSTLTSGITPDDSVAEVVAKLVHTESQAVLETATQLDAEQLAGAVAAICGGGQLHIAGVGASGLVAQDLQQKLARIGRPCHAHGDSQSALTSAVLLGEGDVFLAVSHSGESRDVLAPLRRAAAQGATTVVITNHPLSTAARLADHVLVSAGRETTFRPGAMASRISQLVVVDCLFVCVAQRTFDTSSRALRVTHEALEIDRKG, encoded by the coding sequence GTGCACGAAGAACACGCCGTCACCACCCCCCGGCCGGAGCGGGTGGGACCGGGGATCGCCACTGCGGCCGGTGACACGACGGACGCGCTCACCGCGACCGTCCGCGGACTGCTGCCGTCGCTCACGCCCGCCGCGGCGCGGATCGCCTCGCTGATCGTCGAGGACCCGGCGCAGGTCGCGCGGAGCACCATCTCCGAGCTGAGCGCGCTGGCCGGCACCAGCGAGTCGTCCATCGTGCGCACCGCCCGCGCGCTGGGCTTCGCCGGCTATCCCGAACTGCGCCTGGCGCTCGCCGCGTCCGCCGCCCGCCAGGCCCCCCGCTCCACCCTGACCTCCGGCATCACGCCGGACGACTCGGTCGCCGAGGTGGTCGCCAAGCTGGTGCACACCGAGTCCCAGGCGGTCCTGGAGACCGCCACGCAGCTGGACGCCGAGCAGTTGGCGGGCGCGGTCGCGGCGATCTGCGGCGGCGGGCAGCTGCACATCGCCGGGGTCGGCGCCTCCGGGCTGGTCGCCCAGGACCTCCAGCAGAAGCTCGCCAGGATCGGCCGGCCCTGCCACGCGCACGGCGACTCCCAGTCCGCGCTGACCAGCGCGGTGCTGCTCGGCGAGGGCGACGTCTTCCTCGCCGTCTCCCACTCCGGCGAGAGCCGGGACGTGCTGGCGCCGCTGCGCCGGGCCGCCGCCCAGGGCGCGACCACCGTGGTGATCACCAACCACCCGCTGTCCACCGCGGCCCGGCTCGCCGACCACGTGCTGGTCTCGGCCGGCCGCGAGACCACCTTCCGGCCCGGCGCGATGGCCAGCCGGATCAGCCAACTGGTCGTGGTGGACTGCCTGTTCGTCTGCGTCGCGCAGCGCACTTTCGACACCTCGAGCCGCGCCCTGCGGGTGACCCACGAGGCCCTGGAGATCGACCGCAAGGGGTAG
- a CDS encoding N-acetylmuramoyl-L-alanine amidase: MHRPHRQRGQRRTTTLAAALALLAGVSVTAGTAAAHAATAPVDRSAVTAAGTPAAAAGTRQAEFAAAAHEFGVPQSVLEAVSYYETRWEAHAGQQNAEAGDGPMNLTDLTAATLDADGLSTQSPRYADLLKAPAEHTAAAAAALTGADVAAVEGDEAQNIRGGAALLASYARGYGHGRLPRTTDGWYAAAARYSRSTEDKVAQAFADGVWDILRTGASRTTQDGQTVTLAPVPRLHPDRGDVRKLGLKEVTPPRSDAEPQCPASLHCDVIPGAYTLLDPSDLADYGSHDLADRPHGGLDIRYITLHTTDETYDGTLDLFRDPTYAAGAHYVVRSEDGHVTQMIPDQDIAWDSANRSFYQHSIGIEQEAWATHGAAWFSEDLYRSTATLVKYLAAEYHIPLDRAHILGHDNVPGGTESGVATQHWDPGPGWDWEHFFDLLGAPIHATAAQGSPVVAIKPGYARNRQTTTYCDDVPGYKQFPGPYRSFDCPVTSADAPANFVPLYTAPSTSAPLVADPYLHPTGTGTNAMNDWGDKAPAGEEYAVAGRQPGWTAIWWGGTKAWLQDSATRPATVPVKAARITPKPGRTSIPVYTTAYPEASVYPPDFVAFEGGTAPRAQLARAKYTIAAGQSYVTGGPAVNTDSYFAIYYDGSAPYDQHDFIGTTKVYEIVYNHRMAFVNAADVDVIPAG; encoded by the coding sequence ATGCACCGCCCACACAGACAGCGCGGACAGCGCAGGACGACGACCCTGGCCGCGGCGCTGGCCCTGCTGGCCGGCGTCTCGGTGACCGCGGGGACCGCCGCCGCGCACGCCGCCACCGCGCCGGTCGACCGGTCCGCGGTGACGGCCGCGGGTACGCCCGCCGCGGCCGCCGGCACCCGCCAGGCCGAGTTCGCCGCCGCCGCCCACGAGTTCGGCGTACCGCAGTCCGTCCTCGAAGCGGTGTCGTACTACGAGACCCGGTGGGAGGCGCACGCCGGGCAGCAGAACGCCGAGGCCGGCGACGGCCCGATGAACCTCACCGACCTGACCGCCGCCACGCTCGACGCGGACGGGCTGAGCACCCAGTCGCCGCGCTACGCCGACCTGCTCAAGGCCCCGGCCGAGCACACCGCCGCCGCTGCCGCCGCGCTGACCGGCGCCGACGTGGCCGCCGTGGAGGGCGACGAGGCGCAGAACATCCGCGGCGGCGCCGCGCTCCTGGCCTCGTACGCCAGGGGCTACGGCCACGGACGGCTGCCGCGCACCACCGACGGCTGGTACGCCGCCGCCGCCCGCTACAGCCGGTCGACCGAGGACAAGGTCGCCCAGGCCTTCGCCGACGGCGTGTGGGACATCCTGCGCACCGGCGCCTCGCGCACCACGCAGGACGGGCAGACGGTCACCCTCGCGCCCGTGCCGCGGCTGCACCCCGACCGCGGCGACGTGCGCAAGCTCGGGCTCAAGGAGGTGACGCCGCCCAGGAGCGACGCCGAGCCGCAGTGCCCGGCCTCGCTGCACTGCGACGTGATCCCGGGCGCGTACACCCTGCTCGACCCCTCGGACCTGGCCGACTACGGCAGCCACGACCTCGCCGACCGCCCGCACGGCGGCCTGGACATCCGCTACATCACGCTGCACACCACCGACGAGACCTACGACGGCACCCTCGACCTGTTCCGCGACCCGACCTACGCGGCCGGCGCCCACTACGTCGTGCGGTCCGAGGACGGCCACGTCACGCAGATGATCCCGGACCAGGACATCGCCTGGGACAGCGCCAACCGCTCCTTCTACCAGCACTCGATCGGCATCGAGCAGGAGGCGTGGGCGACCCACGGCGCCGCCTGGTTCAGCGAGGACCTCTACCGCTCGACCGCCACGCTGGTGAAGTACCTGGCCGCCGAGTACCACATCCCGCTGGACCGGGCGCACATCCTGGGCCACGACAACGTCCCCGGCGGCACCGAGAGCGGCGTCGCCACCCAGCACTGGGACCCCGGACCCGGCTGGGACTGGGAGCACTTCTTCGACCTGCTCGGCGCGCCCATCCACGCCACCGCGGCCCAGGGCAGCCCGGTCGTGGCGATCAAGCCCGGGTACGCCCGCAACCGGCAGACCACCACGTACTGCGACGACGTGCCGGGCTACAAGCAGTTCCCCGGGCCCTACCGCAGCTTCGACTGCCCGGTGACCTCCGCGGACGCGCCCGCGAACTTCGTCCCGCTGTACACCGCGCCGAGCACCTCGGCGCCGCTGGTCGCCGACCCCTACCTGCACCCGACCGGCACCGGCACGAACGCGATGAACGACTGGGGCGACAAGGCCCCGGCCGGCGAGGAGTACGCGGTGGCGGGCCGGCAGCCCGGCTGGACGGCGATCTGGTGGGGCGGCACGAAGGCGTGGCTCCAGGACTCCGCGACCCGCCCGGCGACGGTGCCGGTGAAGGCCGCGCGGATCACCCCGAAGCCCGGAAGGACCTCGATCCCCGTCTACACCACGGCCTACCCCGAGGCGTCGGTCTACCCGCCCGACTTCGTCGCCTTCGAGGGCGGCACCGCGCCGCGCGCCCAACTGGCCCGCGCCAAGTACACGATCGCGGCCGGCCAGTCCTACGTCACCGGCGGCCCGGCGGTGAACACCGACTCCTACTTCGCGATCTACTACGACGGCTCGGCGCCGTACGACCAGCACGACTTCATCGGCACGACGAAGGTCTACGAGATCGTCTACAACCACCGGATGGCGTTCGTGAACGCCGCGGACGTCGACGTGATCCCGGCCGGCTGA
- a CDS encoding YybH family protein has product METAAAAQRFVRVWESGWAAHDVEAILALYTEDCVHRSMPFRPPHIGRAALATYLRWSFADELPLSVRFSDPLVGEGGLAVAEFHVTAEESGAAGPRSSTLAGCVFVRFTPEGLAAETRDYWHTAPGREPASAHPFLLGSPPRP; this is encoded by the coding sequence ATGGAGACCGCAGCCGCAGCGCAACGATTCGTGCGCGTCTGGGAGTCCGGCTGGGCCGCCCACGACGTGGAGGCGATCCTGGCCCTCTACACCGAGGACTGCGTGCACCGTTCGATGCCGTTCCGCCCGCCGCACATCGGGCGGGCCGCGCTCGCGACGTACCTGCGCTGGTCGTTCGCCGACGAACTCCCGCTGTCCGTGCGGTTCAGCGACCCCCTGGTGGGCGAAGGGGGCCTGGCGGTCGCGGAGTTCCACGTCACCGCGGAGGAGTCGGGCGCGGCGGGGCCGCGCTCCAGCACCCTGGCCGGCTGCGTCTTCGTCCGCTTCACGCCCGAGGGGCTGGCCGCCGAGACGCGCGACTACTGGCACACCGCGCCGGGCCGCGAGCCCGCCTCCGCACACCCCTTCCTCCTCGGCTCTCCCCCGCGCCCCTGA